In one Nitrososphaera sp. genomic region, the following are encoded:
- a CDS encoding threonine--tRNA ligase encodes MRLLQLHSDFIEYEPVAKEIKQAEDIESKAKVRLEDLVVAFVAVEAGDDESVVKGAFAEIKKYLDTVKASRLLIYPYAHLSSDLASPAEASKLVKSLVQVAKQSLSDVHSSPFGWTKSFQIKVKGHPLAENAKEIHAGAQHSEMHHDHDHGVIAATPMPDKESSALKAEEKLQSFWYILQPGGQMTPLSEYRFKKQDQNLQVLANYEVAKKRAVDQEPAHVRLMKKLGIADYEPASDVGNMRYYPKGRLLKSLIEQYVTRRVMEYGGIEVETPIMYDSKHPSMESYFNRFPARQYNINSDNKQLFLRFAACFGQFLMAKDFTISYRNLPIKLYELTRYSFRREKSGELVGLRRLRAFTMPDCHAFCRDIGQAKEEFRKRFELSISVLAAFGLTIEDVEMAIRFTEDFYNENKDFINELIGRFSKPVLAEVWKERFFYFTLKWEFNFVDGLGKASALSTDQIDVENGARYNIEFVDEDGSKKNPIILHNSPSGAIERVIYALLEKSAKISKTGGIPSFPLWLAHTQVRVISVGREHLEYCDKLVSELAAKQIRADLDDRDETVGRKIRESETEWIRYSAVIGDKEIASGKLVVRDREQGKQREMTVDELVQEVRSQTEDKPYLPLNLPRRLSIRPQIMV; translated from the coding sequence ATGCGGCTGCTGCAGTTACACTCTGATTTTATAGAATACGAGCCGGTTGCCAAGGAGATCAAGCAGGCCGAGGACATTGAATCCAAGGCAAAGGTAAGGCTTGAGGACCTTGTCGTTGCCTTTGTCGCAGTCGAGGCCGGCGACGACGAATCCGTTGTCAAGGGCGCTTTTGCAGAGATAAAGAAGTACCTCGACACTGTCAAGGCAAGCCGGCTTTTGATTTACCCCTATGCGCACCTGAGCTCCGACCTTGCAAGCCCGGCGGAAGCGTCAAAACTTGTCAAGTCACTCGTACAGGTCGCCAAACAGTCGCTTTCAGACGTTCATTCCTCGCCCTTTGGCTGGACCAAGTCGTTTCAGATAAAGGTAAAGGGCCACCCGCTTGCCGAAAACGCCAAGGAAATCCACGCCGGCGCGCAGCACTCTGAAATGCACCACGACCATGACCACGGGGTAATTGCCGCGACCCCGATGCCGGACAAGGAGTCCAGCGCTCTCAAGGCGGAGGAAAAACTCCAGTCATTCTGGTACATACTGCAGCCCGGCGGGCAGATGACGCCGCTTTCAGAATACCGGTTCAAAAAGCAGGACCAGAACCTGCAGGTACTGGCAAACTACGAGGTCGCCAAAAAGAGGGCGGTCGACCAGGAGCCGGCTCATGTCAGGCTGATGAAAAAGCTGGGCATTGCAGACTATGAGCCCGCGTCAGATGTTGGCAACATGCGCTACTACCCAAAGGGCAGGCTTCTAAAGTCGCTTATCGAGCAGTACGTGACAAGGCGCGTGATGGAGTACGGCGGCATAGAAGTCGAGACTCCAATCATGTACGACTCGAAGCACCCGTCCATGGAGAGCTACTTTAACAGGTTTCCTGCCAGGCAGTACAACATCAACTCCGACAACAAGCAGCTCTTTCTGCGCTTTGCAGCGTGCTTTGGCCAGTTTCTCATGGCAAAGGACTTTACCATATCCTACAGGAACCTGCCGATAAAGCTGTACGAGCTTACAAGGTATTCATTTCGCCGGGAAAAAAGCGGCGAGCTCGTGGGGCTGCGCAGGCTGCGCGCCTTTACGATGCCGGACTGCCATGCCTTTTGCCGGGATATCGGTCAGGCAAAGGAGGAATTCCGAAAGCGCTTCGAGCTGTCAATCAGCGTGCTTGCGGCTTTTGGCCTTACCATAGAGGACGTTGAGATGGCCATCCGGTTCACCGAGGACTTTTACAACGAGAACAAGGACTTTATCAACGAGCTTATCGGGAGGTTCTCAAAGCCTGTGCTTGCCGAGGTCTGGAAGGAGCGGTTCTTTTACTTTACGCTCAAGTGGGAGTTTAACTTTGTCGACGGCCTGGGCAAGGCGTCCGCTCTCTCGACGGACCAGATAGACGTCGAAAACGGAGCCCGCTACAACATCGAGTTTGTTGACGAGGACGGGAGCAAAAAGAACCCGATAATCCTGCACAACTCGCCCTCCGGCGCAATAGAGCGCGTAATCTATGCGCTGCTTGAAAAGTCGGCCAAGATCTCAAAGACTGGGGGCATACCCTCGTTTCCTCTGTGGCTTGCCCATACCCAGGTGCGGGTGATATCAGTCGGCAGGGAGCACTTGGAGTACTGCGACAAGCTTGTAAGCGAGCTTGCGGCTAAGCAGATAAGGGCGGACCTTGACGACCGCGACGAAACCGTGGGCCGGAAAATCCGCGAGTCTGAAACCGAGTGGATCCGCTACTCTGCAGTAATCGGGGATAAAGAGATAGCATCCGGCAAGCTGGTTGTCCGCGACAGGGAGCAGGGCAAGCAGAGGGAAATGACCGTAGACGAGCTGGTACAGGAGGTCAGGTCGCAGACCGAGGACAAGCCATACCTCCCGCTCAACCTTCCGCGCAGGCTGTCGATAAGGCCGCAGATTATGGTCTAG